AATGACCTCCAGCTCGGAATTCTGAGCTCAGGACCTGCGCTGACGGATTTCATCCAGGAAGGCGTGGGTCGCACGGGTCGCGGCCTGCCAGGAAAACCGGCCAGCCCACTCGATGGCGGCTCGGCCCATTTGCGAGCGCCGCTGCGGATCGGCCGCCAAACCTTCGATGGCATTGGCCAGGTCTTGGGCGGCGTGCGTTTCGTCGTTGGGAACGAGTACTCCGGTAACACCGTCGGAAACGGAATCCTGCAGTCCGTCGGTGCAGGTCGCCACCACCGGCAGACCCCTGGATTGGGCTTCCACGGCGGCGATGCACCAACCTTCGAAGCGACTGGGAACGCAGAAAATGTCCGCGTCATCCAGGATCCGGTACTTGTCCTGGTCGGTGGGATTCTTGATGATCTGGATTTTCGAGCGGGCCGGGTGGTTGGACAACGCGGCGGACATCCAAGCGTCCATGCTGCGGTCGGATCGACCCGCGACCACCAACCGAAACGCGTCGTTTTTCGAGGCGAGTTTTCCGAAAGCCTCGAACAGGCGATCGAGTCCCTTCATCCGGTGGTCCATGCGTCCGAGAAAGGCGATGGTGATTGTTGATCTCCCCGAGCGGTCGGAGGGCGGAGCAAAATCGGGAGGATCGAATCCGATGGGGATCAATTCGATGCGGGCGTTGGGATTCACTTCACGGATCCGCGCGGCGGTGGCGCGGTTGGAAAGGGAGAAGAAACGCCCCTCCCGCACAACCCGGTTTTCGTAGCGCAGGGCCGAGGGCCCAAGTGGGCCCAGCCGATGCAGGAGTTCGTCTCCCGCGATATGGTGGAGAACGATCAAGGTCCTGTCCAGGTGGGCCAGGTTGGCGGGGACGGGGGACCAGGGAGAAACGGAATGGGAGAGAAGGGTGGAACGGTCCACCTTGAGCACGCTGGCGATCCGTTGGCTGGCCAGGAATCCCCAAGTTCTGCGCGAGACGAATTCTCCGAACATCCCGACGCCGAGATCCTGGCGAATCGTGTTTGCCGGTGCGCGGGACCCTTTGGGGTGTCGGCCGGTCCAGACGGTACGCTCCCAGCTTTCCAATCCCTCCAGAATTCGCCAATCGCGCATGGCGCCGCCACCCCCGCACCAGGGGTTGTCCGGACTGTCCCACGACAAATGGAGGAGGGGAGTGCCAGACGGTGACTTGGGTGTCCTTTCCACGCCGCCAATTGTAGCTCAGCATTGTCTTCGGGCAGGAAAGAATGTATATATAGAGTTACATAAATCCATTAATGGAGGGGAAAATGCCGGTCGCCGAATCGATTCACGGACACGACGTGATCCACATGATCCAAGAGTCCGCCAGCCCCTGGTCGCGAGCGAAGCTATTGGCGGCCGTCGCCGAGCGATTTGGCGCAGAGGCTCGGTTTCACACCTGCTCGGTGGAAGGCATGGATGCCACGGCCTTGATCGACTTCCTGGAGTCCAAGGGCAAATTTCTGCCCGACCAGGCGGGTATCGTCATGGACCCGACAAAGGTTTGCAATCACGGATGAGATGAGGGGGGCGTCCCTCAAGGTGCGGCAGAGGCTCGCTTGGGAGGCTGTGTGAAGCGGACCTGCCACCGTTGGGAGGGAGAGTCCACACGCAGGTCCCACGCGCCTTCGGGGAGACCTGGGGACAATGTCCGCTCATGAACGCCTCGCACGAAGTGCAAGGGGCGGGTCCGTAACTGCTCCTTCCCTCGAGC
This DNA window, taken from Fibrobacterota bacterium, encodes the following:
- a CDS encoding glycosyltransferase family 4 protein; this encodes MRDWRILEGLESWERTVWTGRHPKGSRAPANTIRQDLGVGMFGEFVSRRTWGFLASQRIASVLKVDRSTLLSHSVSPWSPVPANLAHLDRTLIVLHHIAGDELLHRLGPLGPSALRYENRVVREGRFFSLSNRATAARIREVNPNARIELIPIGFDPPDFAPPSDRSGRSTITIAFLGRMDHRMKGLDRLFEAFGKLASKNDAFRLVVAGRSDRSMDAWMSAALSNHPARSKIQIIKNPTDQDKYRILDDADIFCVPSRFEGWCIAAVEAQSRGLPVVATCTDGLQDSVSDGVTGVLVPNDETHAAQDLANAIEGLAADPQRRSQMGRAAIEWAGRFSWQAATRATHAFLDEIRQRRS
- a CDS encoding YecH family protein translates to MPVAESIHGHDVIHMIQESASPWSRAKLLAAVAERFGAEARFHTCSVEGMDATALIDFLESKGKFLPDQAGIVMDPTKVCNHG